A single window of Scylla paramamosain isolate STU-SP2022 chromosome 27, ASM3559412v1, whole genome shotgun sequence DNA harbors:
- the LOC135114190 gene encoding uncharacterized protein LOC135114190 isoform X1: protein MQPSPHPPFVFLNFLRQYRNKTEMEPSRLVVMVLVTNMSPALASSVTSLLGSSFGVEVLRQNRGWNDDPHGRFIGYGSNSSTSSSSNGMELGVKRQLIDFPDDAIMGFYFKLVVPYWSLPKVSTKGDYRVEITYELPNSLGRRRKKRTLDIERSSIYALVQDLFSKAGMDGASCVLRAVCEVGEAPLDEYGLLGELITLVFAPGFRPSEEHQDHIQAEQYGRSYGSCWSAYPDCPISMREQLYTFFINNANIAENNSS from the exons ATGCAACCCTCACCCCACCCGCCATTTGTCTTCTTAAACTTCCTCAGACAATACAGGAATAAGACAG AGATGGAGCCGTCACGCTTGGTTGTAATGGTTTTGGTCACGAACATGTCACCAGCCCTCGCATCGTCTGTCACGTCTCTCCTCGGCTCCAGCTTCGGTGTTGAGGTTCTGAGGCAAAACAGAGGCTGGAACGATGATCCTCACGGGAGATTTATTGGTTACGGAAGCAACAGcagtaccagtagcagtagtaacggGATGGAACTCGGTGTTAAGCGTCAACTGATCGACTTCCCTGACGATGCTATTATGGGGTTCTACTTCAAGTTGGTGGTGCCTTACTGGAGCCTCCCTAAAGTTT CCACCAAGGGGGATTACCGCGTGGAGATCACATATGAGCTTCCAAATTCCCTCGGGAGGCGCCGCAAGAAACGTACTCTCGACATCGAACGGTCATCGATCTACGCCCTCGTCCAGGACCTCTTTTCCAA AGCCGGGATGGACGGGGCCTCGTGCGTGCTGCGTGCAGTGTGCGAGGTAGGCGAGGCTCCTCTGGACGAGTATGGCCTACTGGGGGAACTCATAACACTCGTCTTCGC GCCGGGATTCAGGCCGAGCGAGGAGCACCAGGACCACATCCAAGCCGAGCAGTATGGCCGGAGCTATGGAAGCTGCTGGTCAGCATATCCAGACTGCCCTATCTCCATGCGAGAACAACTTTATACTTTCTTCATCAATAACGCCAACATTGCAGAAAACAATTCGTCTTAG
- the LOC135114190 gene encoding uncharacterized protein LOC135114190 isoform X2 translates to MEPSRLVVMVLVTNMSPALASSVTSLLGSSFGVEVLRQNRGWNDDPHGRFIGYGSNSSTSSSSNGMELGVKRQLIDFPDDAIMGFYFKLVVPYWSLPKVSTKGDYRVEITYELPNSLGRRRKKRTLDIERSSIYALVQDLFSKAGMDGASCVLRAVCEVGEAPLDEYGLLGELITLVFAPGFRPSEEHQDHIQAEQYGRSYGSCWSAYPDCPISMREQLYTFFINNANIAENNSS, encoded by the exons ATGGAGCCGTCACGCTTGGTTGTAATGGTTTTGGTCACGAACATGTCACCAGCCCTCGCATCGTCTGTCACGTCTCTCCTCGGCTCCAGCTTCGGTGTTGAGGTTCTGAGGCAAAACAGAGGCTGGAACGATGATCCTCACGGGAGATTTATTGGTTACGGAAGCAACAGcagtaccagtagcagtagtaacggGATGGAACTCGGTGTTAAGCGTCAACTGATCGACTTCCCTGACGATGCTATTATGGGGTTCTACTTCAAGTTGGTGGTGCCTTACTGGAGCCTCCCTAAAGTTT CCACCAAGGGGGATTACCGCGTGGAGATCACATATGAGCTTCCAAATTCCCTCGGGAGGCGCCGCAAGAAACGTACTCTCGACATCGAACGGTCATCGATCTACGCCCTCGTCCAGGACCTCTTTTCCAA AGCCGGGATGGACGGGGCCTCGTGCGTGCTGCGTGCAGTGTGCGAGGTAGGCGAGGCTCCTCTGGACGAGTATGGCCTACTGGGGGAACTCATAACACTCGTCTTCGC GCCGGGATTCAGGCCGAGCGAGGAGCACCAGGACCACATCCAAGCCGAGCAGTATGGCCGGAGCTATGGAAGCTGCTGGTCAGCATATCCAGACTGCCCTATCTCCATGCGAGAACAACTTTATACTTTCTTCATCAATAACGCCAACATTGCAGAAAACAATTCGTCTTAG